Proteins encoded within one genomic window of Macrotis lagotis isolate mMagLag1 chromosome 3, bilby.v1.9.chrom.fasta, whole genome shotgun sequence:
- the PSMA1 gene encoding proteasome subunit alpha type-1, whose amino-acid sequence MFRNQYDNDVTVWSPQGRIHQIEYAMEAVKQGSATVGLKSKTHAVLVALKRAQSELAAHQKKILHVDNHIGISIAGLTADARLLCNFMRQECLDSRFVFDRPLPVSRLVSLIGSKTQIPTQRYGRRPYGVGLLIAGYDDMGPHIFQTCPSANYFDCRAMSIGARSQSARTYLERCMSKFSDCNLDELVKHGLRALRETLPAEQDLTTKNVSIGIVGKDLEFTIYDDDDVSPFLEGLEERPQRKAQPAQSADEPAEKPDEPMEH is encoded by the exons ATG tttcgtAACCAGTATGACAATGATGTCACTGTTTGGAGCcctcag ggcaGAATTCATCAAATTGAATATGCAATGGAAGCTGTCAAACAAGGCTCAGCTACTGTGGGCCTGAAATCAAAAACTCATGCTGTACTGGTTGCACTGAAG AGGGCGCAGTCAGAACTGGCagctcatcaaaaaaaaattctacatgttGATAATCATATTGGAATCTCAATTGCCGGGCTCACTGCTGATGCTAGACTCTTGTG CAACTTCATGCGTCAAGAGTGTCTGGATTCCAGATTTGTGTTTGACAGACCTCTTCCAGTGTCTCGCCTGGTGTCTCTAATTGGAAGCA AGACCCAGATACCGACACAACGTTATGGCCGCAGACCGTATGGCGTGGGACTGCTCATTGCTGGTTATGAT GATATGGGTCCTCACATCTTCCAAACCTGTCCATCTGCAAACTACTTTGATTGCAGGGCTATGTCCATTGGAGCCCGTTCACAATCTGCCCGTACTTACTTGGAGAGGTGTATGTCCAAGTTCAGTGACT GCAACTTGGATGAACTGGTAAAACATGGTCTACGTGCCTTACGGGAAACACTTCCTGCAGAACAGGACCTGACTACAAAG AATGTTTCCATTGGAATTGTCGGGAAAGATTTGGAGTTCACaatctatgatgatgatgatgtgtctCCTTTCCTGGAAGGTCTTGAGGAAAGACCACAAAGAAAAGCACAG CCTGCTCAATCTGCTGATGAACCTGCAGAAAAGCCTGATGAGCCAATGGAGCACTGA